From a single Micromonospora sp. WMMD1102 genomic region:
- a CDS encoding metal-sulfur cluster assembly factor yields the protein MTDQDTTTASAAESAETTGPTGVNGSAGAAGSPGASGPTDVNGSADVNGSAAVAGSAGKAVIADIEEAMKDVVDPELGINVVDLGLVYGVHVDDENVATLDMTLTSAACPLTDVIEDQARQALTTGPGGGLVNDIRINWVWLPPWGPDKITDEGRDQLRSLGFNV from the coding sequence ATGACCGATCAGGACACGACGACGGCGTCGGCGGCCGAGTCGGCGGAGACGACCGGGCCGACCGGCGTGAACGGCTCGGCAGGTGCGGCCGGGTCGCCCGGTGCGAGCGGGCCGACGGATGTGAACGGCTCGGCGGATGTGAACGGCTCGGCGGCAGTCGCGGGCTCGGCCGGCAAGGCGGTGATCGCCGACATCGAAGAGGCGATGAAGGATGTCGTCGACCCCGAGCTGGGCATCAACGTGGTCGACCTCGGCCTGGTCTACGGGGTGCACGTCGACGACGAGAACGTGGCGACGCTGGACATGACCCTCACCTCGGCGGCCTGCCCGCTTACCGACGTGATCGAGGACCAGGCCCGGCAGGCGCTCACCACCGGCCCCGGCGGCGGCTTGGTGAACGACATCCGGATCAACTGGGTCTGGCTTCCCCCGTGGGGCCCGGACAAGATCACCGACGAGGGCCGCGACCAGCTCCGCTCCCTCGGCTTCAACGTCTGA
- the sufU gene encoding Fe-S cluster assembly sulfur transfer protein SufU, which yields MQVDQLYQEIILDHYKHPHGRGLREPYAAEAHHVNPTCGDEVTVRVALDDDTLSDVSYDGLGCSISQASASVLHELLTGSSTGEAFAVHAAFVELMSGRGQVTPDEELLGDAVAFAGVARYPARVKCALLPWMAFKDAAARAGVPAAGEDNDERSEVTTA from the coding sequence ATGCAGGTCGACCAGCTCTACCAGGAGATCATCCTGGATCACTACAAGCATCCGCACGGGCGCGGGCTGCGCGAGCCGTACGCCGCCGAGGCGCACCACGTCAACCCGACCTGCGGGGACGAGGTGACCGTCCGGGTGGCGCTCGACGACGACACGCTCAGTGACGTCTCCTACGACGGGCTGGGTTGTTCGATAAGCCAGGCGTCGGCGAGCGTGCTGCACGAGCTGCTCACCGGCAGCAGCACCGGGGAGGCGTTCGCGGTGCACGCCGCGTTCGTCGAGCTGATGTCCGGGCGCGGGCAGGTGACCCCGGACGAGGAACTGCTCGGCGACGCGGTGGCGTTCGCCGGGGTGGCCCGCTATCCGGCCCGGGTGAAGTGCGCGCTGCTGCCCTGGATGGCGTTCAAGGACGCCGCGGCCCGGGCCGGTGTGCCCGCGGCGGGCGAGGACAACGACGAGCGTAGCGAGGTGACGACGGCATGA